In Deinococcus maricopensis DSM 21211, one genomic interval encodes:
- the murJ gene encoding murein biosynthesis integral membrane protein MurJ, giving the protein MTSEPTAQPPGEAPARAPKSTARNTLIVMAGTLGSRLSGIVRQQLIVSFGSTLSDAFLLASRVPNLLRELLAEGALVNSFIPVYKSLGTEERRALARSFSGALIAINLLLTAIGILAAPWIVDLLLSNHPNVDVALTVYMVRLVMPFLMLISLASIAMGLLNADEHFRESSFAPIAFNLASIVVLLLLPKTATWLALGWLVGGLAQLVVQLPALMRFGLLPTPTLEGHPALGRVLRQMAPFMLTTGARQFLNIYVARLLSNGQLFQSGTTTGYGNAETMFTMANGLLVVSPALALFPRFSQLAADRQWDAFRTLTVQALRTVTFLSAPASALMVVLAPYLIRIFDLNGRMSSTTFAAGSGILNGWALALLPWAINTILLRTFYARERTRDAVMVSAVGFVVEVALYSLLTPHLKFLGFGVSTTISGVLMAIALMVLYGRFPLGALLVHLARVVPLALVAGMVTWALTRVLPAPTGLLPSLVTLAVAGAAGLGTYLALAVALRVPEVNGVLRRLRR; this is encoded by the coding sequence GTGACCAGTGAACCGACCGCCCAGCCGCCCGGCGAGGCGCCCGCGCGCGCCCCGAAATCCACGGCGCGCAACACGCTGATCGTCATGGCGGGCACGCTCGGCTCGCGCCTGTCGGGCATCGTGCGGCAGCAGCTGATCGTGTCGTTCGGCAGCACGCTGTCGGACGCGTTCCTGCTGGCGAGCCGCGTGCCGAACCTGCTGCGTGAACTGCTCGCCGAGGGCGCGCTCGTGAACTCGTTCATTCCGGTGTACAAGTCGCTGGGCACCGAGGAGCGCCGCGCGCTCGCGCGGTCGTTCAGCGGCGCGCTGATCGCCATTAACCTGCTGCTTACGGCCATCGGCATTCTGGCGGCGCCGTGGATCGTGGACCTGCTGCTCAGCAACCACCCGAACGTGGACGTGGCCCTGACTGTGTATATGGTGCGGCTGGTCATGCCGTTCCTGATGCTGATCAGCCTGGCGAGCATCGCCATGGGGCTGCTGAACGCCGACGAGCACTTCCGCGAGTCGAGTTTCGCGCCCATTGCGTTCAACCTGGCGAGCATCGTGGTGCTGCTGCTGCTACCGAAAACGGCGACGTGGCTGGCGCTGGGGTGGCTGGTGGGCGGCCTCGCGCAGCTGGTGGTGCAGCTGCCGGCGCTGATGCGGTTCGGGCTGCTGCCCACGCCGACGCTGGAGGGCCATCCGGCGCTCGGGCGGGTCCTGCGGCAGATGGCGCCGTTCATGCTGACGACCGGCGCGCGGCAGTTCCTGAACATCTACGTGGCACGCCTGCTGTCGAACGGGCAGCTGTTCCAGTCCGGCACGACCACCGGGTATGGGAACGCGGAAACGATGTTCACCATGGCGAACGGCCTGCTGGTCGTCAGTCCGGCGCTGGCGCTGTTCCCGCGCTTCTCGCAGCTCGCCGCGGACCGTCAATGGGACGCGTTCCGGACGCTGACTGTGCAGGCGCTGCGGACCGTGACGTTCCTGAGCGCCCCCGCGAGCGCCCTGATGGTGGTGCTCGCGCCGTACCTGATCCGCATCTTCGACCTGAACGGGCGCATGTCGAGCACGACCTTCGCGGCGGGCAGCGGAATTTTGAACGGCTGGGCGCTGGCGCTGCTGCCGTGGGCGATCAACACGATCCTGCTGCGCACCTTCTACGCGCGCGAACGCACCCGCGACGCCGTCATGGTGAGCGCCGTGGGGTTCGTGGTGGAGGTCGCGCTGTACAGCCTGCTTACGCCGCACCTGAAGTTCCTGGGGTTCGGGGTGAGCACCACCATCAGCGGTGTGCTCATGGCGATCGCGCTGATGGTCCTGTACGGCCGCTTCCCGCTGGGCGCGCTGCTCGTGCACCTCGCGCGGGTCGTGCCGCTCGCCCTGGTGGCGGGCATGGTTACGTGGGCGCTCACGCGCGTGCTGCCCGCCCCCACGGGCCTGCTGCCGTCCCTGGTGACGCTCGCCGTGGCGGGCGCGGCCGGGCTGGGCACGTACCTCGCGCTCGCGGTGGCGCTGCGCGTCCCCGAGGTGAACGGCGTGCTGCGCCGCCTGCGCCGCTGA
- a CDS encoding YdcF family protein yields MRDRGRGSVTGTPLLGWLLAAALLTATAAAPVQQPERPAPTLLVLGAAQYNGQPSPAFRARLDHALRLYRAGGVTRIVVSGGTGPGDRYSEGAVGAAYLRAHGVPASALAAETHARSTLQNLRLSRALLRGPVTLVTDSVHARRALALARAEGLRATVHAAPAPHASAQYRQREWLLLGAYALLGPLDHTRAP; encoded by the coding sequence ATGCGCGACCGAGGCCGAGGCAGCGTCACGGGCACGCCGCTGCTCGGCTGGCTGCTTGCTGCCGCCCTCCTGACCGCCACCGCCGCCGCGCCCGTACAGCAACCCGAACGGCCCGCCCCGACCCTGCTGGTGCTTGGCGCGGCGCAGTACAACGGCCAACCCAGCCCCGCGTTCCGCGCGCGCCTCGACCACGCCCTGCGCCTGTACCGCGCGGGCGGCGTCACCCGCATCGTCGTGTCCGGTGGGACCGGCCCGGGCGACCGTTACAGCGAAGGGGCAGTCGGCGCCGCGTACCTGCGCGCGCACGGCGTGCCCGCAAGCGCCCTCGCCGCCGAGACGCACGCCCGCAGCACCCTGCAGAACCTGCGCCTGAGCCGCGCGCTGCTGCGCGGCCCCGTCACGCTCGTCACCGATAGCGTCCACGCGCGCCGCGCCCTCGCGCTCGCCCGCGCCGAGGGCCTGCGCGCCACCGTGCACGCCGCGCCCGCCCCACACGCCAGCGCGCAGTACCGCCAGCGGGAATGGCTGCTGCTCGGCGCGTACGCCCTGCTCGGCCCGCTCGATCACACCCGCGCGCCCTAA
- the topA gene encoding type I DNA topoisomerase has translation MPKTLVIVESPAKAKTIEKYLGKGYVVESSIGHIRDLPRSAAEIPERFKSQAWARLGLNPDEDFRALYVVAPEKRAHVAKLKKLAADADEVVLATDDDREGESIAWHLLQELKPKVPVRRMVFHEITKEAILKAIQSPRTIDEHLVEAQEARRALDRLYGYEVSPVLWRKVAPKLSAGRVQSVATRMLVERERERMRFVSATWWDIEARLTTQASERFPANLLEVDGVRLAGGKDFDALTGQLKRGANVLLLNEADATALAAALTGQPYRVLSAEEKPFTQRPYPPFITSTLQQEGGRKLGFSASRTMRAAQRLYEQGFITYMRTDSTNLSAEATEAARDQARKLYGPAFVPAAPRVYAKKAKNAQEAHEAIRPAGASFRTPDSVRGELGGSSDEWRLYDLIWKRTVASQMSDARGRRLQVRLEGRSGDGRTALLGANGRTIDFPGFLRAYVEGSDDPEAQLGDREVTLPPLNPGDTVNGDAFKAAGHATQPPARYTEASLVQALEAAGIGRPSTYASILTTIQDRGYAMKKGQALVPTWTAFATSALLEGHFGRLVDYDFTARMEEDLDDIAGGRQQRAPYLRGFYYGEGGGLGLKGLIASNMEAIDPRVVATIEIPKLAGSGIELRVGRYGPYLARGEQKANLPDDLAPDELTFEKAEELFNRPSGERPLGADPDTGLTVVARAGRFGPYVTLGEENPPVKTASLFPGDDLTTINLDRALELLSLPRLVGESEGEEVWALNGKFGPYLKRGNDSRSLANHDQLFTVTLDEAEELFRQPRYGAKRAAAGPLKRYEYADRSAIELRSGRFGPYLTDGERNATLRRDETPESLTDADARSILEERGKEPKKKPGKAPAKAKAKPAAKPTKAAGSNAKPKAGTAKPAAKNAARKATAKAAAASPAWADLRAHLGVLGEQERTLVTATRDAGRKVEDVAPELGLDIKKAKGMALQASKKLNQAYRAAQGDA, from the coding sequence ATGCCCAAGACCCTCGTAATCGTTGAATCTCCCGCCAAGGCCAAGACCATTGAGAAGTACCTCGGGAAGGGGTACGTGGTCGAGTCCAGCATCGGGCACATCCGCGACCTCCCCCGGAGCGCCGCGGAAATCCCCGAGCGCTTCAAGAGCCAGGCCTGGGCGCGACTGGGCCTGAACCCGGACGAGGATTTCCGCGCGCTGTACGTCGTGGCGCCCGAAAAACGCGCGCACGTCGCGAAACTCAAGAAGCTCGCTGCCGACGCCGACGAAGTTGTCCTCGCCACCGACGATGACCGCGAAGGCGAAAGCATCGCGTGGCACCTCCTGCAGGAACTCAAACCCAAAGTCCCGGTGCGGCGCATGGTGTTCCACGAGATCACCAAGGAAGCCATCCTGAAGGCCATTCAGAGCCCGCGCACCATCGACGAGCACCTCGTGGAGGCGCAGGAGGCGCGCCGCGCCCTTGACCGCCTGTACGGGTACGAGGTGAGCCCGGTGCTGTGGCGCAAGGTCGCGCCGAAACTGTCGGCGGGCCGCGTGCAGAGCGTCGCGACGCGCATGCTGGTGGAGCGCGAGCGGGAACGCATGCGCTTCGTGAGCGCCACCTGGTGGGACATCGAGGCGCGCCTGACGACGCAGGCGAGCGAACGCTTCCCCGCGAACCTGCTGGAAGTGGACGGCGTGCGCCTCGCGGGCGGCAAGGACTTCGACGCGCTCACCGGGCAGCTCAAGCGCGGCGCGAACGTCCTGCTGCTGAACGAGGCGGACGCCACGGCGCTGGCGGCCGCCCTCACCGGGCAGCCGTACCGGGTGCTCAGCGCCGAGGAGAAGCCGTTCACGCAGCGTCCGTACCCGCCGTTCATCACGAGCACGCTGCAGCAGGAGGGCGGGCGCAAGCTGGGCTTCAGCGCAAGCCGCACCATGCGCGCCGCGCAGCGCCTGTACGAACAGGGCTTCATTACGTACATGCGCACGGACAGCACGAATCTGAGCGCCGAGGCGACCGAGGCAGCGCGCGATCAGGCCCGCAAGCTGTACGGCCCGGCGTTCGTGCCGGCCGCGCCGCGCGTGTACGCCAAGAAGGCCAAGAACGCGCAGGAGGCGCACGAGGCGATCCGCCCGGCCGGCGCGAGCTTCCGCACGCCCGACAGCGTGCGCGGCGAACTGGGCGGCAGCAGCGACGAGTGGCGCCTGTACGACCTGATCTGGAAACGCACCGTCGCGTCGCAGATGAGTGACGCGCGCGGTCGCCGGCTGCAGGTCCGCCTGGAGGGCCGCAGCGGGGACGGCCGCACGGCGCTGCTCGGCGCGAACGGCCGCACCATCGACTTCCCCGGGTTCCTGCGCGCGTACGTGGAAGGCAGCGACGACCCCGAAGCGCAGCTCGGTGACCGCGAAGTGACCCTGCCGCCCCTCAACCCGGGCGACACCGTGAACGGCGACGCCTTCAAGGCCGCCGGGCACGCCACGCAGCCGCCCGCGCGGTACACCGAGGCGAGCCTCGTGCAGGCGCTGGAGGCCGCGGGCATTGGCCGCCCGAGCACGTACGCGTCGATTCTCACGACCATTCAGGACCGCGGGTACGCCATGAAGAAAGGGCAGGCGCTCGTGCCCACCTGGACAGCGTTCGCGACCAGCGCGCTGCTGGAGGGCCACTTCGGGCGGCTGGTGGACTACGACTTCACCGCGCGCATGGAAGAGGACCTCGACGACATCGCGGGCGGGCGGCAGCAGCGCGCGCCGTACCTGCGCGGCTTCTATTACGGCGAGGGCGGCGGCCTGGGCCTCAAGGGCCTGATCGCCAGCAACATGGAGGCCATCGACCCGCGCGTCGTGGCGACCATAGAGATTCCGAAGCTGGCGGGCAGCGGCATTGAGCTGCGCGTCGGGCGGTACGGGCCGTACCTCGCGCGCGGCGAGCAGAAGGCGAACCTGCCGGACGACCTCGCGCCGGACGAGCTGACGTTCGAGAAGGCCGAGGAGCTGTTCAACCGCCCGAGCGGCGAGCGGCCCCTCGGCGCGGACCCGGACACGGGCCTGACCGTCGTGGCGCGCGCGGGCCGTTTCGGGCCGTACGTGACGCTCGGCGAGGAGAACCCGCCGGTCAAGACGGCGAGCCTGTTCCCCGGCGACGACCTGACCACCATCAACCTGGACCGCGCGCTGGAGCTGCTGAGCCTGCCGCGTCTGGTGGGCGAGAGCGAGGGCGAGGAGGTGTGGGCGCTGAACGGCAAGTTCGGGCCGTACCTGAAGCGCGGCAACGACTCGCGCAGCCTCGCGAACCACGACCAGCTGTTCACGGTGACGCTCGACGAGGCCGAGGAGTTGTTCCGGCAGCCCCGTTACGGCGCGAAACGCGCGGCGGCCGGGCCGCTCAAACGCTATGAGTACGCGGACCGCTCGGCCATCGAGCTGCGCAGCGGGCGCTTCGGGCCGTACCTGACGGACGGGGAGCGCAACGCCACCCTGCGCCGCGACGAGACGCCCGAAAGCCTCACGGACGCCGACGCCCGCTCGATCCTGGAGGAGCGCGGCAAGGAACCGAAAAAGAAACCCGGCAAGGCACCCGCGAAAGCCAAGGCGAAACCTGCCGCGAAGCCAACCAAAGCGGCGGGCAGCAACGCCAAACCCAAAGCGGGCACCGCGAAACCCGCCGCGAAGAACGCCGCCCGGAAGGCCACCGCCAAGGCCGCCGCGGCCTCACCTGCCTGGGCGGACCTGCGCGCGCACCTGGGCGTGCTCGGTGAGCAGGAACGCACGCTCGTAACCGCCACGCGCGACGCGGGCCGCAAGGTCGAGGACGTCGCCCCGGAACTCGGCTTGGACATCAAGAAGGCCAAAGGCATGGCGCTGCAGGCCAGCAAGAAGCTCAACCAGGCGTACCGCGCCGCGCAGGGGGACGCTTGA
- a CDS encoding HSP90 family protein — MEHAFKVDLRGMIDLLSNHLYSDPSVFIRELLQNGVDAITARRQRGDSLFEPSLTARVHHVDGALPTLEFADNGVGLTEAEVHEFLATIGRSSKRLDEARDSFLGQFGIGLLSCFMVSGEIEVLTQSASGGAPVRWLAQADGTYTLETLPSGAVGTPGTTVRLRAREDTDFYFEYDELREALANYGRILPYPIHVTDGEQYDHVNAERLAWLDFADGDASKREEVLAYARTALNMEALDAVPLRTEDGSVRGVAFVLPYSTQSGSRQWHQVYLKRMLLGHDARNLLPDWAFFVRCLLNVDGLHPTASRESFYEDDALTGARASLDAQLRAYIEGLAQQDPARLEALIALHHLPIKALASENDEFFRLLAHAFEFETSTGRMKLGAYVAREPVIRMVTNLDQFRQIAQVASAYGHSVINAVYTYDVPLLRRYAALFGRALEEVDAQSYALALEDVSAAGLEGFVARANAALEAFGCVVSVKRFEPADLPALLIVTEEQRQRDDLDAAREVADELFTDLLDEYEGAYEEVRVTRLHLNLNHALVQDLLHVQDAAVFGRLVQMLYVQAHLLGHHPMRGQELALLGDGLSDMMRWGLRAAQMNILN, encoded by the coding sequence ATGGAACACGCCTTCAAGGTCGACCTGCGCGGCATGATCGACCTCCTCTCCAACCACCTGTACTCGGACCCGAGTGTGTTCATCCGGGAGCTGCTGCAAAACGGCGTGGACGCCATCACAGCGCGGCGCCAGCGCGGGGACAGCCTTTTCGAGCCGAGCCTGACGGCGCGCGTGCACCACGTGGACGGCGCGCTGCCCACCCTGGAGTTCGCGGACAACGGCGTCGGCCTGACCGAAGCGGAGGTGCACGAGTTCCTCGCAACCATCGGGCGGTCCTCGAAGCGCCTGGATGAGGCGCGCGACAGTTTCCTGGGGCAGTTCGGGATCGGGTTGCTGTCGTGCTTCATGGTGAGCGGCGAGATCGAGGTGCTCACGCAGAGTGCGTCCGGGGGCGCGCCGGTGCGGTGGCTCGCGCAGGCGGACGGCACGTACACCCTGGAGACGCTGCCGTCCGGCGCGGTGGGCACGCCCGGCACGACCGTGCGGCTGCGCGCCCGCGAGGACACCGACTTCTACTTCGAGTACGACGAGCTGCGTGAGGCCCTCGCGAACTACGGCCGCATCCTGCCCTATCCCATTCACGTGACGGACGGCGAACAGTACGACCACGTGAACGCGGAGCGCCTCGCGTGGCTGGACTTCGCGGACGGCGACGCCAGCAAGCGCGAGGAGGTCCTCGCGTACGCCCGCACGGCGCTGAACATGGAGGCGCTGGACGCCGTACCGCTCCGCACCGAGGACGGCAGCGTGCGCGGCGTGGCGTTCGTGCTGCCGTACAGCACGCAGTCCGGGTCGCGGCAGTGGCATCAGGTGTACCTGAAGCGCATGCTGCTCGGCCATGACGCCCGCAACCTCCTGCCGGACTGGGCGTTTTTCGTGCGGTGCCTGCTGAACGTGGACGGCCTGCACCCCACGGCGTCCCGCGAGTCGTTCTACGAGGACGACGCCCTCACGGGCGCGCGCGCGTCGCTGGACGCGCAGCTGCGCGCGTACATTGAGGGGCTCGCGCAGCAGGACCCGGCGCGGCTGGAGGCGCTGATTGCCCTGCATCACCTGCCCATCAAGGCGCTTGCGTCCGAGAACGACGAGTTCTTCCGGCTGCTCGCGCACGCGTTCGAGTTCGAGACGTCCACGGGCCGCATGAAGCTCGGCGCGTACGTGGCGCGCGAGCCGGTGATCCGCATGGTCACGAACCTCGACCAGTTCCGGCAGATCGCGCAGGTGGCAAGCGCGTACGGGCACAGCGTCATCAACGCGGTGTACACGTACGACGTGCCGTTGCTGCGCCGGTACGCGGCGCTGTTCGGGCGGGCGTTGGAGGAGGTGGACGCGCAGTCGTACGCGCTGGCGCTGGAGGACGTGAGCGCGGCGGGCCTGGAGGGTTTCGTGGCGCGCGCGAACGCGGCGCTGGAGGCGTTCGGGTGCGTGGTGAGCGTGAAGCGGTTCGAGCCGGCGGACCTGCCGGCCCTCCTGATCGTGACGGAGGAGCAGCGGCAGCGTGACGACCTCGACGCGGCCCGTGAGGTCGCCGACGAGCTGTTCACGGACCTGCTGGACGAGTACGAGGGGGCGTACGAGGAGGTGCGCGTCACGCGGCTGCACCTGAACCTGAACCACGCGCTCGTGCAGGACCTGCTGCACGTGCAGGACGCGGCGGTGTTCGGGCGGCTCGTGCAGATGCTGTACGTGCAGGCGCACCTGCTGGGGCACCACCCGATGCGCGGTCAGGAACTGGCGCTGCTGGGGGACGGCCTGTCGGACATGATGCGCTGGGGCCTGCGCGCCGCGCAGATGAACATTCTCAACTGA